From Brassica rapa cultivar Chiifu-401-42 chromosome A06, CAAS_Brap_v3.01, whole genome shotgun sequence:
taaatattttctcttttaaaaatatagaaaacagtttttttagtctacaagcaaatgttgtagagtaagtatgcattatacaaaataatatatattaaaaatctatacgcaaaaacataaaagttgatatagatctctttctgacacatgcacactctactatgaataagaattaaaaaaaaaatagtattgtcatcaaactttatcacaaatccacatttgtacatctataattatgagttggacaattagttaatttgatacaataccaaagtaAGAATAATCGAAAGATAACTATAtcaccgcatactaataagtaacacataacagataaccaaattctcgaatcttaaaacaaatttcaacttgagcatttagtgaatatcaaattaactaatatcccgcccgtagggcggaccgaCCATAATTGTTAATATGCTTCAGTCgttttataaatattcatattaatgcatgagaattttttaaaaaatattaattatgttaGCTAATGTCACTCCGTAACCATCATCATTTCAATTATTTCCGGTTGTTCTAGACATACAAAATCTCATTTGATaaagcataaattaaataaatcatcAAACCGATCATCAACATCATAAATATAATTGATATATAAAATGATCATAAAACTGATCATAGATCATCAAACTGATCAAACTGATCTAAATTCTAATACTCAAAAGCAGAAATTTAATTGAgtcaacaaaattttattttttacaataattttgtatttaaaatttatacatgtaactacaaaattctttaaaatatataaacaaaagcaTAAcagtaattattattattttttttttataaatatttagttcTGTATATTTCAAAAGATTATTGGTTATATTAGTTGTACAATCTCAAACCAAAGAACCTCTCATTTTTtcctatttatttttcaaaaatacatctATTAAATTATACacaaatttatagaaatatatatgtaaaaaaatcaaattaagtaaaattaacaaaaatatcaaatatagaatacaaaaattatgatttagttcagaattaaaatataaaactcagTTGACCTAAAATAACTAAACCAATCGAACTTTGTATACCATAGTCATATGTTTAATTAAGATCATAACataaattttacttattttCCTTACATATGTATTATAAACCAATTTTAGTTATAAAGTAAATACTGaacaatattataatttatatcataaatatttatcatgtcacctaatattttaatatatcaccAAAAATTTATAATCATGTACAGTCGACTGGTTCAATCAAACCGTAATCGTGCTTTATTTCTTTCAAATCACGAAAGCAAAATAGTACCATCTTCTTGAATTATTTATAGACTTAATAGGTTATCAATCAAATTCAAAATGGTTTAATGGTCGACTAGCTAACTTTTCACGCATTTATAAAATCTTTGTTCACGACTTTTCCTAAGACCAAAAAGATAATAACAGAACAGAGATCCCAATTTTCATACTTCGTGGGCGGTTTGTCGTCGACTCTGGTCTCATTCGAGTTCTGAGTCAAAGGCCAGGTCTCAAAGTTGGACTAGTGGAAAGAGTTTACAATTaatcaaactattttttattatgtatCTTTTGCCGGAATCGTATAAAAATAACAACGCTTAAATATAAGTCCAAAACGCACACCAAAGTTAGTTCCCCGCATGTAGTCAACATGGAAAAAACAATGTACATCTAAGTAGTTTACTTTTCGTATTCAATATAAGTGGTCCGGAGGCCAGCTCATTCATTCATGGGTTCCCTCGAGACCATCTCGGCCTTTAAACTTATCTACATTTTTGATTAATAGTATCATACAATTAATAGTCAAATACATATATTCGTATACTCTCTAGAAGTCTCCCTTGATAGGATGGTTAAGTAAGTCCAAGGAGATCAAGACCATGATTTTCATTGGAGATAGATAGGTCGGTTGAAAATTTAGTGAGTGTAATGGTATTCTGAGTTTTTATATATGGACTATAACGCATGAAATTATATCACAAGACGAAGGGAAAAAGTAAAAGATGATTAGGACTTGTATAGGCTTATGTCTATGTCGTCTGTGATGTATTCGAATCTTCTAAAGACGAAATTGAAATCACATGTAACATCGTTACACATTGTGGGTCGATGGGAACTATATGACGTATTCATCTTTTTGGCAAACTTGGACCTATTCCCAAcagaatatatattaaaattcgTATTTAGAAAAAGTAATTTCATATCAATGATACGAACAATATGATTGGAAAATGCAAGAacataataatttgattttactTTACATTAATAAGAGAATTATTGACTACCCATTCGATGAGCAATGaattgaatcttttttttttgagtttatattcactattcaaaaattcaaaatgtttACAGTTTGATGCTTTTTTCCACTCTCTCCCTCAATAATGTATCCTcacaaaatcaaattctatGAACCCTAGTGAGTAAAACGAATTGAATTAAAACGGCATGATGTGTGTCGTTTTGGTGTCGTAAGCCGAAAGGCAAGATCTTGAATTCACCTTGAAGACCTTAAGAAGATCCGTTAACATCCGCCTCACGGCGGGAGAGCAATTGCTCTGTAACAGTAACAGAATCTTCGTAACGCCGTTAGTACTCGTAACCGCTTCAAGCGCCTTCTCTTCTTTGAAAAGATAAGAGACGCTCCAAAGCACCGTCACGGCGTGCTCCGTCGCCGCCGTCGATACTTTCATCAGCTTCTTAACCACCGTCTTCAAACACTCTCCGTCTCCGCCGCAGATTTCCGATCTGCCTTCCTTTGTGGATGCTAAACTCTCGAGAAGCTTCAAAGATTTCTCCGTCACCGAAACGCTCGACGTCGTTGGATCCGTTAACAGCTTCGTGAGATCCTTGATGAGCTTCTCTCGGATTAGATTCAGCTTCACGCGTCTCGGCGAGCTGATCGCGATCAAGCATGATAACGTTGCTTCGATTAAGCTCGAATCGGAGTCTCTGCTAATTGATTTCATTAGCTCGACTACTAAACCGTCTCTCTCAGCGATTAACACCTTTGACTCGGAGTCGACCGCGATGAATTCAAGTAAACCGGCGCAATCAATCTTCAATTCAACATTCCCGGTTTTGAAAAAATAGACGATCGTCGATAACCGATCTCGACCGTTATTTAAAACCAGATTCGAAAACCGTCGCCGATCAGAGATTTTGGATCGAATCATGCTCAGAATCTTCACCGCCTCTTGAACAATGAGCAATTTAGCAGCGGAGGTGGTTTTGAAATCTACCTGGCTCATGAGATCCACGAGAAGTCTCACGAAATCATCTTTCCCGGCGAGGAACCCTCTGTTATCGTCGGACTCTCTAGCGAACCGGAGAATCTTCGCCAAAACCTCGCGGTCAAACCTCTCTTCCTTCTCCACCTTCACTCTATCGATCGCATCGGCGATCTCGTCTCTCGTCGGAGCAGCTAACTCCGACGGTTCGACACTAGCGCGCCGGCGAACAGAGTCTGACCAAATCTCAATGAGACGCTGAAGAGTCCGGTTAGGTATGAAATCCTTGTTCTGAAGAATCTGCATCGTCGCCGGACACGTGTTGTTCCCGCCGTCGAGCCACCGTTGGATGCTAGCGCGGTCGTAGGTCACGCCGGTGCAAAGACTCACCGGAGATTTCATGACGTCTAAGGATATAGGACATCGGAAGAAGCTTGGTACGGTGATGTATAGATCGTCtttcctcattttttttttttgttgattttccGTTTTGCTCCAGATAAAGCGTGTGGGATTccgtcagagagagagagagagagaagaactGTGTTTATGTTTGAGAGAGAGAGTGCGTGGGGTTTGGTTTAAAAGATGAAAGAGAAAAAGAGTCAAACTTTGCTGACGTCAACTTTTCCTTTTTTGACGGGCgtgtttatatttaaatatctttttacaatattataatGAATAAATCGTATAGCTTTTCCTTTAAACGTACATCGAataatttttctctctttatgcTATTATAAAAAAACTATACTACAAAATTAGAATATAATTTTAGCGCACTCTAaagttgaaaatatatattcttattcAGGAAATATATTAACTAAAGTCATAATTAAGCAtgatttattataaatgtaGAAAATTCGTTTTATTTATCGTCTAGTGTTGGTCGTTGGTCAAAAGAATTCTTTCGGCGCGTTATACTGGTTACATTACAGCTATTAATCtgagtttaaaaatataacgtGTTGGAAATGGACGGTGAGGATTTGCGGATAGTGGATGTAGATATAGGCCGAGTTGTGGGGTCCACCCTCAATCGGTTCATCACTGGGTCAACTTTACGAGCGCACCGAGTTTGGGGTTGTGAGATTTCACGTTTGAGATTTATTGAAACGCGgaagctttttttttattagcttTGACAACCCTACACTTTATAACTTTCTATAAGTTCTCCTCTATCTCTTATTTCTTAATTTTCCGTCCACATTTCacatgtaaaattttataagatCTAGACATGGTTACATAAATTAGAGGAATATGTGCTCAAACATGCTCTTAGATTTATTTCACCCTTGTTGCCAAGAAAAAGGTTCTGCTAGAGTTATCATGGCTATAAgctctttaataaaaaaaatcaaacacacATTATGTGGTAACACTAATATTTGAATTACAAATCAACAGTTTTGTGATTATATCGTAGTTTAGAAACTCTCGACATATAAGCAACTGATATATAGTAGTAGCAAACGAATGTTTTATCATATAAAAGAAAAGAGCAAACTATTTTTCATTTCGCGCTAGATATTAATTGATATCATGTGTGTACACTTATGTAAACTTTTGAAAATCTAGGCATAACTCAATAATATCTAATAAGAAACGAAAAAAGAGAGtacacaaaagaagaaaaaagaataatTTGGCAACACTTTGTTCAATTGACCGGACAGATTCTATGGGCTATATTGCATCTTTTGTTGCTCCTCCACTTCTGTGTTGTTTTATGTCCGCAACTAGCAACACATGATGTGGACTCTTTATTCGCAAGAACCCCCTTCGATACCAAGTTTTAGACTTGTCTACTTATGTTCATTACAAGTTCACATTCTATTAGTTAACGGTTTACCTTTTATGGTTCAATATCATAATGTGTAATCAACTCTAATTAATTCAAgcttaataatataatatatttatagccAAACAGTTTGTGTGAAACTCCACAAAGTCATTTCTTAGAAGCAAGAGAATACTATgtaattttgataaattaaagTAATTGACATCTTATAAATGACTATAAATGTTAACCGTAAACTCTTAAACAATTTTTCGAcaaaatgtattattttggaCTATTAAGCCGTAGTGAAGTTTTGATAAATCAATTACTATTCaaatttttagtaaaaatatttttttgttaatgatcagtaaactaaaactattttcaaaatatatgtgaaatattattttttcaaattttaaactttgagatttattttggatacaaaaaatataatttagtataaataagaaaaacggAATGAAGGTAATAGAGaaatataataaagaaaaatgaGGGGCaagattgttatttttaatcttGGGATTATATGTTCGGTTCCGGGAGGAATACATTTTATGATACAAAGTGAATTAGCCAAAAAGTGTACCATACTGCCTGAcccaaatttaaaatgttttttaactAATGTGAGGGGATGGACCAGTCATTTATTACGGTTCACCATGTAAATTATTTGGACCGAAATTTATACTggctaaataataataatttagttcCTAGACTAAACTAGTTAAATAGTGATAATTAATTACCATGAGAAATCAAATCCAAGCAAGAAAATTACCCGTAGACTATCACCAGTTCATTGTTTTTTCGTGTTTCTTATATTTGTGTAAAGTAACATATATTACAAATCTAACCCCAACTCGTGTATCATGCAAGATATTTCTAAGCCAAAAATTATCAATATACAAAACCAAATTTACAACATGACCATTAACACTAAACAACTAACGTGCATTGAACCGTGCAGATTCTTAAAATTAAACTCATAAAGTAGTTGCTTGCATTACAAAGAAAAACCCTAATTGTCTGCACGTGAGAGGCTGCGTGCTGTGGCAGTTTCAAACGCTAACGTCCCGCACGTTTAAGTTTCTTTTTCTGGTTTGCATGAATGTCACACACCAAACAAGAAACAATGGAAGTTTTTCGAAAACTGAAATTCTAATTAATTATTGACAACCATATGGTATTGACCCCACGCTTACCCTCTGACCATCTTTTTAATATTCTAATGATCTGATCTATCTTCTCAAATATTTTGCGATTTCAGGATTCAAATTGTAatgattaattataattaatcatgatacttttaacttttaagtcAAAGCTCACGGCCATAATGTTCGTATTCGTATATATACATTTCGTTCGCAGTGTTTGTAGTCCTCGTCGccatatttttagttataactaTATTATATGATTTCGTGCTATTTTAACTGTGGCAAGTTTCTTAAAACTAACTGATGATTCCAcgtaagaaaaattattaagtAAAAAGGTAAAATATTTACTCTTGATTTTTAATTACTTATTATTCGCCTAGCTAAGTAAGTGATGGCTTTTAGTCAAAAAAGCTTTTCTCTCTCAACTTTGTTCCCTCTCTAAAATCTTACACAGAGGAGAGAGAAAGTTTTGTTTGTTGGTCGCCGGATCTGTTTCCGGTTTAGTTTCCTGTTCATCGGATTTTGTTTTTGGGAAGAAGAGGCTTCTACAGTTTTTCTTCGCCGGCTTTCGTGATGGTTGGAGCTTCATGTCgtgatgtgaagttcttggggTATGCGTTGTGGTTTTGGCTTCGAATCCTCTTGGCGGTGTGATTTTACCACCGAATCTCCTTTACCTTCAATATAATTGTTGGAGGTGGATTTTCGGCGGTTGTAATTGAGGATCCGGTGGATTCTGGTGGCGAGTGTTTTGTTTCGTCTGGTGGTGTGTTAAGTCGGAGAAAATGATGGAGAATGGTGTTCCTGGTGTGACGCCGTTGTGGGTTGGTGGTTCCGAGGCTCCGGCGTTGAATCTCGAGATGATGGAAGTGGTGGTGGTGAAACGACGCGTGGGTCACGACGTTGTGATCGGGTGACACGTGGGCATCCTTACGTTCTTGCGGGACGCATGGCAGTTTAGTGAGTTGGGCTTAAGGCCTATTTCGTTTAGTCTCTTTGTGTTCGGATTTTTTGGATTATGTATGTGGGCTTGCCTTTTGGGCATTTGGGCTTAGTTctttaataaaaacttttagatggcaaaaaaaaaaaaaaagggctTTTAGTCATTAAATCTACTctaaagaaaatgaaataaacggatttatgataaaagaaaattaatcaaagaAATAACTAGTAGTGGTAATACAAAATGGTTGGTTTCATTGTACACATGGTCGTACCTGAGTACAGGAGAAACAAACATAAGTTTGGGGATTGAAATATTATATAACTATTAGGGATATAAACAGAAATAAGTTAATAGTTCGGTTGGTAATGCCTTTATTTGAATTAGACAAAGGCACACATTTCAATTTCTTTCCATaacgtttttaatttttatggtTTTAGAGACCAAACAAATAATTGAGTTTCAGGACCTAATATTCTGAGACCTGGCCCTCATTGTATCCTAGTTTCAATCTTTTGGTATAAAAATTCtttaaatcaatactattaaaacagtaACATGACCAATTGATAAAAAGTTATGTCTAGTTTATTGTTTTCCTATGcaatatattcaaaaattaaacaatatattttataactgcTTACCTTTATTCCTATATTCTAGGATTCATAACTACCATGTTTACCAGAATGTACAAATAAACAATTGATATACGTTTGATTCAAATCTGCATAATAACTAcatcatttttttgaaaacatttacACATTTTGTTACAAACAATATATGTTATAACCAACAAATAATACTTTACTTATACATTATACATAAGTTAATCCAGTGAATTAATACCCATCTTTATTCTTATGATTATGACtactaatatttaaaatctaagTTTATGCTTTATATTTACTAACCTGcccttttaataaaatatataatatagtagtataatattatttaccattgaaatagttaatataaaaatatttttttatttaccaaatacaattagaattttatttcattttcatgAAATGCAAATTATTTGACTAATTTATCTACCAAATTAGGATTTCAcctttaaataaacaaattataattatcatgaaattaaaataaatttaaattaaaaaataaaagatcattAGATTTATCTAGGTTTTTTCGGGTTGGGCTTTTAACCGGATTTATGGagtttttaaatagaaattttataat
This genomic window contains:
- the LOC103873891 gene encoding U-box domain-containing protein 27, with the protein product MRKDDLYITVPSFFRCPISLDVMKSPVSLCTGVTYDRASIQRWLDGGNNTCPATMQILQNKDFIPNRTLQRLIEIWSDSVRRRASVEPSELAAPTRDEIADAIDRVKVEKEERFDREVLAKILRFARESDDNRGFLAGKDDFVRLLVDLMSQVDFKTTSAAKLLIVQEAVKILSMIRSKISDRRRFSNLVLNNGRDRLSTIVYFFKTGNVELKIDCAGLLEFIAVDSESKVLIAERDGLVVELMKSISRDSDSSLIEATLSCLIAISSPRRVKLNLIREKLIKDLTKLLTDPTTSSVSVTEKSLKLLESLASTKEGRSEICGGDGECLKTVVKKLMKVSTAATEHAVTVLWSVSYLFKEEKALEAVTSTNGVTKILLLLQSNCSPAVRRMLTDLLKVFKVNSRSCLSAYDTKTTHIMPF